Genomic segment of Sebastes umbrosus isolate fSebUmb1 chromosome 19, fSebUmb1.pri, whole genome shotgun sequence:
CCATCACTGTGCGTGGAAATGGGACATGAAAGATGCTTTTCACCTTCCACATGTCTCAGTTTCGGCAGGTTGAGGATTCCCATGTATACCAGCAGTCCCAGGAATTTGAAAAACTCTATCGGAGTGAGGTTCGTCCATTCAAATTTCTTCCCACTTGCAGAGTTGTTCGCGGCGTTCTTGTCTGTGTTGTTGGCGATGACCTTTACAGTCCTGTCGTCGAAGAAGTTTTTGAATATCTCCAGGGGGCTTGGTTTGTTGTCTGGAAGTAGTGGTGGCTGCACGCCGGGCTCGCGCTTCGGAATGAACCTTGGGAGATCAGGCATAATGTCGGCATCTATCTCGGTCTTCCATGCAGAACTGTGGGGAGAGAGGTTCCCCTTCTTCCCATTCTCATCTGGACTCTCTCTGGGAGGAGTGGTGGGCAGTGGTGGAGGCCCCGGAGGGTACGTCTGTGAAGGAGAGTATATTTGTGGTTGTTCATAGAAAGACAGCCTTAGTCTTTTCCTCTTCTTTACACTCTGTTGGCGGCGGCCCACCTCGTCAGCATCCACACTGTaacatatgaaaataaataaaactactttttcACTGGGTAATGATAATTATTCAAAGCCttgttcaaaacacacacacacacacacttgttacAAACAACACCCCCTACCACCTCTCTTTGTTCTCCCACACAAAGGCAGACTTCTGTAGAGATTGAAAGCACAATAATATTTGGTTTATTTCCGATAGTATTCACTTCCCCCTATTCTACAGTTCGTTCTACAAACACACCGGCTCAATTCCAAACCACCCGCTACACCCTCTCCCTTaccacttccactccgtttgcaTGTTCTGCCCACATCTTcctccagaaacatcagatccACAGGCTCCTCTGGACGGATTTTCCTCCatgccatgtttttgtgtcttttttctgTCACTACAATCATCTCAGACCAACTTCTCCTCTCTGCTATGAGCTCACTGTGTGCAGCTCCACgtccttcttctcttttttcacctttttaatctttttattgGACAGATTTCACATGTACAATTTCACATATTGACAATGCACACAGCAAAattcatataaatatacaaaatagaCTAAAttgaacatataaaataaaatattaaaaaaaaggaaataaataataaaaaaagaaaagggaataTTTAATTGTATATTTGCATACATACTTCACAGGCAATGCATGCCCTTACAGTTTTTACGGCCTTTTTGTTGGTGGAAAATGTCATCGTTTTTTTGTACAGTTCAAAATCtttgtaaaaaaacacaaaaaaggggCTTTGGCTTATGCATATAGAATTTGGCAAGAACAAATCAATAGATTTATGATATATACCCTTTCCTCAAATTTTCTGCCATAAAGAATACAAATGTAACACGTttataaaataatgcaaaatcTTTGGACAAGACATCATTTAGaaacatcttttcttttttctgaatTTCCCTGGAAACCGTTTCACAGGTGCAGTATGTCAGAAATCAGCCCTCAAATTTCGTCCTGCAGATCTCCCAGAGATGCCCTCATGCAATTTCACACCAGAGGAATACAAGGTAGTGTTGTGGAATCCAGACAGTGTCTATCGTGCACTGTTGGGCTCAGTATTCTGTAATGgcttcagtaaaaaaaactaaaatgttactaaatatTCAACTTTACCTGGCAGGTGCTACAAGTGATATTACCTGTTATTACTAATTTAACTagagaatttttttaaattatcatcAATAGTACACTACAATATGTTGATAGTGATTAAAGGAACCCTGTGGAGCTTTTGACCAGTAGTGGCGCTGTAGAGCAATGTTTTGTGTCGCGTGTTCTACCATCATAAACCCAAGATATTACTGGTTAAAGGCCCGATCACACCAGATATATGATGAAGTTTATCTGAATGTCCTTAGGAAATGGTGCTAGaagtggtgttggtgttgtagGGAGTACTGGCAGAGTGAACAACACGCTAGGAAGATATTACCACGAGTCAGTCACAGTGGGACTCATTGTACCATATACTAAAGTTTAACTCAATGTGAGTGTTTCACTCCACTGATTGCCGCAATTCCACTGAAATGAATTGCTTCTGCtgcaaattttttttaattttaaatgccGGTGTGAAgcaaaaatgtgtaattttaaaTGCCGGTGTGACCGAGCCTTAAGAGAAATCACTGACCTGCTAGTGGCGCTAcaagaaaagtcaggggatcaatTAAATAATCAAGACCTTGAATGTCTGTactaaatttcatggcaatccatcattTTCACTCAgaaccaaaaacacacacaacaacaaaaaaggtcACTATATTCCTTTTATTTGTCTCCATCCAGGGTATGTCCAAAGAGCGGATGATGGAGATCCGCAGGCAGAACTGCAACCCCGTGACCATGAAGATTACCTACTATAAGAAACCGATGTTCATCCACCAGGGACACATGCAGTGGCTGTGGGATGTGGACGGGAACAGATATCTGGACCTATTTGCTGGCGTGGCGACTGTCAGTTTGGGCCACTGCCACCCGTAAGGTCCTTTTTATCTTTGCTGTTATAGCATGTTTAATTCTGATATACAGTTTTCAGTCATAAATCACTGTTCTGACTCTGACATCTGTGGCACAGGAAGGTGACAGCAGATATAGAGAGGCAGTTGAAGAGACTGTGGCATACTACAAACATCTACGTCCATCCTACTCTCCATGAGTATTGTGAGAAACTAGCTTCCCACCTGCCGGATCCTCTCAAGGTAGACGGCGGTGGATTTGATCAGCTCAGATCAGGAGCCTGGATAAATACGTGGGCTGTAATTTAAATGTCTGCTGGTCTTTGTTTCTCTGTCCAGGTGATATATCTCACCAACAGCGGCTCAGAAGCCAACGACCTGGCCATGTTGATGGCTCGACTTCACACTGGCAACATTGACCTCATCACTTTCAGGTACAAGTCTTATCCTCATGTGCTTCATAATTATATgaaaattaagactttttttagcAATACTTGCTTTAAATCTTCAGCATGTTTCtgattgttatttttgtttctaTCCTCCAGAGGATCATACCATGGTGGCACCCAACAGACCATGGGTCTTACCTCCAACTCATCATATAAATACCCCATCGCCACTAGCTTAGGCTGCACACACGTATGTATACATTGCTGTATTGCAATGTCACACGCAGCAATacacaacataaaacacataAGGGGCTGCAACCAATGAttaatttcattgttttcattttcttgattaattgattagttgtttggtctataaaatgtcagaaaatggtgaaaatttgacgatcagtgtttctcaaagcccaagatgaagatattcagtttactgtcatagagaagtaaagaaaccagaacatattcacatttaagaagctggaatcagagaattttgacttgtttttttcttaaaaaattactcatcAACTCTCTTAAGAGTTCAGATTTTCTTAAATACAGGTTGGGGAGGCTTCAAGTAAAGTAGGCTGGGAACCACTACTCTAGCTGACTATGATTCTGCCCAACAAACAGGTCATGAGTCCTGATGTGTTCAGAGGTCCGTGGGGAGGAAGCCACTGCAGGGACTCTCCTGTGCAGACCATCAGAGACTGTAGCTGTGCCCAAGGTAAAGAGGCTAACTGACCACTCTTGTCTGTGGGACTAAGCATTACGGCCCCATCTGCAATATTCCTACAACAAAATAATGCAATATGTTTAACTTCCACAGGAAATTATGATATGAGACTTTTGTATTGTATGAAAAGACATTAAACAATTTATTGAATAATTGCTTAGCCCTTACTTAGGTGCTGTAATGTGATCAAGAAGAAGTATTTAGGTATTTTGGTAATACTGTATTTCTACATGCTAATTTGTCACCAAAATAATTGTCTTTAATCCAACAGGTCACTGCATGGCAAATGACAAATACATTGGAGATCTCAAAGAGTCATTCGCTACTAGTGTCCCAAGTCGAATTGCTGGTTTCTTTGCAGAGCCAATTCAGGTACTAAATTATTTTTTGGAGTCTTGGCCTGAAAAAGTTAGAACTTTACTTTTATCATATCATCCATGTTCATTATTTTCTCATGTTCAGTACAGCTGCTTGCGTTGATTAAAATGGGACTGtgagatgtgaatgtgttttgtttgtacaGGGAATGGGAGGAGCCGTGCAGTACCCTAAAAACTACCTCAAGGAGGCTTACAAacttgtgagagagagaggaggaatctGCATTTCCGATGAGGTTAGATACACATAAAGTTACGTTATGCTAAAAAATGAAGGACATGAAGCAAACACCATGTAACAAGGCTAAGATCAGGCACTAAGGCCTCCATCATGAGACTTTAAAGGTAAAAGTCAATGTGAGAACATACTTGGCAGAGCCTGGTTTCCATCTTTTTAGCACTAATGCTTGTATCTAATGtgaaattttgttttaaaaatgtaaagaaactAATCTGTTTGCACCTGACAGGTCCAGACTGGATTTGGGCGAACAGGAAACCACTTCTGGGGTTTCCAAGGTCATGACGTCATGCCCGATATGGTTACAATGGCGAAGGGCATTGGTAATGGATTCCCAATTGGAGCTGTTGTTACAACACCAGGTGAGATGATACTGTACGACATAAAAACCTTGTTTGAGGCAGCAGTGGGTGGAGATGTGAGCTTGTTTCTTCATGTGTTTCTCAGAAATTGCTGCATCCTTCGGTAAGGCCTCCCACTTCAACACCTTTGGAGGAAGTCCTTTGGCTTGTGCTGTTGCTTCATCAGTGCTGGATGTAAGAATTCATCTTCTCTTTTTACATCAGTCCTCTTCATTAGCgcaattgaattgaatttgatTAAAGTCCAGTCTTGTATTATTACTGTAGCTGAGGTTGAAAAGTCCATAATCACTCAAGCACACTGAATTATAACTCATTTATAATGTTTGAGTGCTACGGCACACATATCCGCTCTGTAAATCAAAAACACTAACATTATTTTGACTGCAAAAAGAGAAGATTAAATGTGATCCCAGTTGGACTTAAACAATAGCTGATGGATTTTTACTCAACAGACTATCAAAGAAGACGGCACACAGCAGAACAGTCTGAATGTGGGCACCTATCTGATGACAGAATTGGCAAAACTCAGAGAAAAGTATGAGATTATCGGTGATGTCCGTGGAAAAGGCCTGCAGATCGGTATGGAAATGGTCAAAGACAaggtatttattttgtaatagaAGTGACACTCACCTCTACTCGCAGTAGATTTGTAGATATAGTAGCCTGTCAGGCCATTTGGCATAAGTAGTTAGTTGCTTGGACACAGGCAGATGGATAGTGTTCATACTGTTAGTTACTtcaatatagtatatagagcTATACTTCCATCCATTTTTAACCTCCTCTCTGATCATCCACAGGCCAGCAGAGACCCGTTGCCTACTCAGGCAATGAGTGAGATCTTTGAGGACATAAAGGACATGGGAGTCCTGATAGGGAAAGGAGGAGTCTACGGACAGGTAACAGCACTCACCCTGAAGTAGCCTGTCCCTCTGTTTATTTTGCAGGGTCACCAGCAAGTGGTATAAACAAAAAAGAGTCTTAAGGCAACTCcaacaggggaaaaaaaacatttcaagcagggccggctctagcccttttggtgccctaggcgaaaTTCCAATCCAAACCCTAGCCCCGTAaactgcaacacacatcagacatcacaatggttttaagacaaaaattaagatttttattttcataaataactgtatttattacaatctaaataaacaattggtccctgatattgtttgctttaaagtgtttagtcagtttcactacaatttacacttttattaacaattaaGTGCAGCCGAGGAAAAGTGTGAGTgggaaagagagttacagggtttctttctttcattctttctttcattctttctttctttctttctttctttctttctttctttctttcttcctttctttctttctttctttgttaatttgttacctcaatgcagaaaatgaggaagggcacccactggcattttttaaatttcaagaATAAGGCTTAGGTAAATAAAATACTCTAGGTATTATTGTTTATGTTGCACAGTGATTATTATACtagaagaaaaatagaaaaatatggAGCAAATGTTTTTCCAGCCCATTAGTAGTATTATTCCATCCACCAAGTCCATTCATTGCAGAGACAAAATGTCACCGCCACAACCCATCTTGATAATcgtaaaaaaaaggaagaaacatCATCTTCTTCCGTCAAAATGACTTGCAATTATGGTGGTTTTCCATACATGATACGCATGACCTGACCTGGTTAATCTCCTTCTTGTTCTCTCACAACTTCAGACCTTCCGCGTCCAACCCCCCATGTGCATCACAAAGGAGGATGTAGATTTCTTCCTGGCAGTTTTTAACAAGGCCGTCCACAACTACATGGACAGAAAATGAACGGGTCAGAGGAGTAACTCAATGCCAAGAACCAAACCAAACCTATAAAACCACGAGCACTCAGCAGCCGACTGCATTTTTGTAAATcttttgaaatattaaaaatgtaattattaataattttttttgtcctgaTGTGGAAGATTGTTTCCTTCATAACAGGGAACTTTAACACTTAACTATGATCTGCATGTTATAACTATGAAAGTCAGTCCTGCTTTcgaacatgtttttcttttactgtgAGGTCTCATAATTATTCAGTACACTACGCAAACAtcactacatacagtatgtctttcTAACTGACTTGGAATTCATTTTTTGCTCTGTTAAGATCTAAATCAACATTGTTATGATTTTTAGGGAGGATGTATATCTTAATGTAACAAGTTTGATGTAACAAATATTTGTGCTTTGAAATA
This window contains:
- the LOC119478830 gene encoding alanine--glyoxylate aminotransferase 2, mitochondrial-like translates to MYKVVSSLSGRCAVLTGQSCYSPVSAKLHLGSGAVCQKSALKFRPADLPEMPSCNFTPEEYKGMSKERMMEIRRQNCNPVTMKITYYKKPMFIHQGHMQWLWDVDGNRYLDLFAGVATVSLGHCHPKVTADIERQLKRLWHTTNIYVHPTLHEYCEKLASHLPDPLKVIYLTNSGSEANDLAMLMARLHTGNIDLITFRGSYHGGTQQTMGLTSNSSYKYPIATSLGCTHVMSPDVFRGPWGGSHCRDSPVQTIRDCSCAQGHCMANDKYIGDLKESFATSVPSRIAGFFAEPIQGMGGAVQYPKNYLKEAYKLVRERGGICISDEVQTGFGRTGNHFWGFQGHDVMPDMVTMAKGIGNGFPIGAVVTTPEIAASFGKASHFNTFGGSPLACAVASSVLDTIKEDGTQQNSLNVGTYLMTELAKLREKYEIIGDVRGKGLQIGMEMVKDKASRDPLPTQAMSEIFEDIKDMGVLIGKGGVYGQTFRVQPPMCITKEDVDFFLAVFNKAVHNYMDRK